The Calothrix sp. PCC 7507 DNA segment CATCAATCGCTAGTTAAAGAAATAACTAAATTTGGCACTAATTTGATCTAGGTAGAATGGCGGTTGAGAACAACTTATGAAACTGCGGTTATCTAAACAAAAATGTATTGGGGTGGGCAGAGCATTTACCATAGCTGTGTTGACTGCATTATGTGCAATTACAAGCCTTTCTTGTAGTAAAAAAAGTGAAGTATTAGTAACAGAAATTGGAGTCAGTCCCCCTAACCGCCGCACAGCTAGAAATTCAAAAGCTGGGGAATTTTATGTTCAGGGACAAAATCAGCACCTCAAAGGTAACTTACAAGGGGCGATCGCATCCTATGACAAAGCGATTAGTCTCGATTCTCAATATGGCGCTGCATACAAGAGTCGGGGATTAGCCTACTTTGATTTAGGCAAAAAATCAGAAGCGATCGCAGATTATAACCAAGCCATTCGCATCAATCCCAACGATGCCGAAGCCTATAATAGCCGTGGAAACGCCCGCGCCTCCCAAAACGACAACAGAGGAGCAGTTGAAGACTATAACGAAGCCATTCGTCTAGCGCCCAACTATGCCGAAGCCTACAACAACCGGGGAAATGCTCGTGCTTCCCAAGGTGACAAAAACAAAGCCTTAGATGATTTAGGACAAGCTATTCGCCTCAATCCTCGATATGCGATCGCCTACAACAACCGGGGAAATATCCGCGCTTCCCAGAGAGATAACAAAGGAGCGATCGCCGATTACAATCAAGCCATTCGCCTAAATCCTAACTTTGGCCCCGCCTACAACAACCGAGGAAACGCCCGCGCCGCTGACGGCGACAAGCCAGGAGCGCTCAAAGACTTACAGCGCGCTGCAGATATCTTTCAAAACCAAGATAACAAAGACTTGTATCAGCAAGTGATGAACAACATTAAAGAACTGGGTCAGTAGAGTCAGGAGTCAGTATATTTGTACTAAATGTCATAGCACAAATCTTGTAGAGCAGTAACTGATTGTGGTAGTCCCTGCCTTAGAAGCGATTCTAAGTACTCTTCAGATGTCTTAGGGGGATTCTTAAGACTACTTCTGTGCCTCTTTACAACTTTGCAAATTTCTATTGGGTTAAGGTCAATCAGATGCAGAATGAAGTCATCTGGATGCTGGGACTCAATACCGTATGGAGAAAGAGCTTGAGCAGGAAAATCTTTAACGTTAAAAGTGACTATAGTACTTGCATTACAACAAATAGCTGCTGCAAGAACATGGAGATCATTTTGATCTGGAAGTTGTAAACCTACGATAAGTGCTTCATAACCTGTAACTAGACAATCCCGAACATGGCTATTCATCAGATTTTTAGTTCTGGTAAGCTTCTCAAGCGTGAGATCAGGACGATCCTTTAAAACGTTTCTAATCCACTCTGAGTGAATTGCGTCCGTCCACCGTGCCCTAAATAGGTCGGTGACTGCAAGCCGCATCAGAAAATCTCTCAATGG contains these protein-coding regions:
- a CDS encoding tetratricopeptide repeat protein; translated protein: MKLRLSKQKCIGVGRAFTIAVLTALCAITSLSCSKKSEVLVTEIGVSPPNRRTARNSKAGEFYVQGQNQHLKGNLQGAIASYDKAISLDSQYGAAYKSRGLAYFDLGKKSEAIADYNQAIRINPNDAEAYNSRGNARASQNDNRGAVEDYNEAIRLAPNYAEAYNNRGNARASQGDKNKALDDLGQAIRLNPRYAIAYNNRGNIRASQRDNKGAIADYNQAIRLNPNFGPAYNNRGNARAADGDKPGALKDLQRAADIFQNQDNKDLYQQVMNNIKELGQ
- a CDS encoding PIN domain-containing protein → MSNFTAIYDACVLYPAPLRDFLMRLAVTDLFRARWTDAIHSEWIRNVLKDRPDLTLEKLTRTKNLMNSHVRDCLVTGYEALIVGLQLPDQNDLHVLAAAICCNASTIVTFNVKDFPAQALSPYGIESQHPDDFILHLIDLNPIEICKVVKRHRSSLKNPPKTSEEYLESLLRQGLPQSVTALQDLCYDI